In a genomic window of Myxococcales bacterium:
- a CDS encoding ATP-sensitive inward rectifier potassium channel 10, translating into MPGPPAPAPRLILLGDRRRPLQDLYHALLIRPWWFALGGLAVAMVALNLVFALVYWAIGGVANVHGFGDCFFFSIQTAGTIGYGGMTPTTTAANVAVAIESIASLLATALATGIVFAKYSRSTARIRFARHPTIAPFDGQPTLRLRIGNMRGNSIVEAQIRVVYSRTHVTREGETFYPQVDLTLVRDRAPALARAWTVMHTIDATSPLAGATAASLAAIEAELLVSVTGVDETTLQTVHARTAYDASAIAWGARPADIVEDRGAGGFVVDLGQFDELAQVG; encoded by the coding sequence ATGCCCGGCCCGCCCGCGCCCGCGCCCAGGTTGATCCTGCTCGGGGACCGTCGGCGTCCGCTCCAGGACCTGTACCACGCGCTGCTGATCCGGCCGTGGTGGTTCGCCCTCGGCGGCCTGGCCGTGGCCATGGTGGCGCTGAACCTGGTGTTCGCGCTCGTCTACTGGGCGATCGGCGGCGTCGCCAACGTCCACGGCTTCGGCGACTGCTTCTTCTTCAGCATCCAGACCGCGGGCACGATCGGCTACGGTGGCATGACGCCGACGACGACCGCGGCCAACGTCGCGGTCGCGATCGAGTCGATCGCCAGCCTGCTGGCCACCGCGCTGGCCACCGGCATCGTCTTCGCGAAGTACTCGCGCTCGACCGCGCGGATCCGGTTCGCGCGCCACCCGACGATCGCGCCGTTCGACGGCCAGCCGACCCTGCGCCTGCGCATCGGCAACATGCGCGGCAACAGCATCGTCGAGGCCCAGATCCGCGTGGTCTACAGCCGCACCCACGTGACCCGCGAGGGCGAGACGTTCTACCCGCAGGTCGATCTGACGCTGGTCCGCGATCGCGCGCCGGCGCTGGCGCGGGCCTGGACCGTGATGCACACGATCGACGCGACCAGTCCGCTGGCCGGCGCGACCGCCGCGTCGCTGGCCGCGATCGAGGCCGAGCTGCTGGTGTCGGTGACCGGGGTCGACGAGACGACGCTGCAGACCGTCCACGCCCGGACCGCCTACGACGCGAGCGCGATCGCCTGGGGCGCGCGCCCGGCCGACATCGTCGAGGATCGCGGCGCCGGCGGGTTCGTGGTCGATCTCGGCCAGTTCGACGAGCTGGCCCAGGTCGGCTGA